A window of [Chlorobium] sp. 445 genomic DNA:
AGAATTTTATGAGGCGTTCAATTTAGTTATTCGCTTAGGTACGAAACCCACCACGCACATTGAAATTGTTACGCCTGTGATAGAGATGAAAAAATGGGAAATTGTAATTCGTGGCATGGAACTCGAGGCGCCCTTTGAGTTGTCGTGGTCATGCTATCAATCTAGTGATATTGCTTGCGGTGTTTGCGACAGTTGCGCCCTGAGGTTGCGGGCCTTCGAGCGTGCAGGTATCCGCGACCCAATTGAATACGTTGTGCGTCCAAGTTATGTCTAAGCCTATTGAGCATGTCAAGCGCCGTAAAGTTTTTCTTCAGAGACATTCATCAAGAACAATCCTCCGCTCTCTTGTCTTGACAAAGCTGTTACCCCGTGTGTGTAACTCTGTCGTCTTTTTTTCGCTCTTCATAAAATCTTTCGCGTCGTGTAAGAAAATTTGCAGGAGTTTTCTTACGTTTGTGCAGTTAAACTGTTGCGGTATGCAACTGCCCGAAGTAGTAAAAAGGAGAGTAATTATGTCAGAAGTATTGAAAAAAGAGCAGACCTCTCTGCATCGCGTGGCGATTTCAGAGCCTGAACCAACACGCCACCCAGACTCTAAGCCACCAGCCTCAAGCGGATTTATTCGCCTCGAGTATTTAGATACTGAAAATTTGCGCCATGTTTATTATGGCGGACTCATTCTGCGCAAGTATACGCACATTTACTTAGCGCGTGGCGTAATGATTGCAACGTCGTTTGCGTTGCTTATGATTTTTAGTTATGTCAGCTGGAAGTTCATCAAAGCTCATCTGGAAGGCGATGATGAAGATACTGCAGTTGTTAATGTTACTCGTACGGTGAGTATTGTGGATTTACCGCCGCCACCGCCAATGGATGAAAAAGCGCCGCCGCCGCCGCCACCTGCAGCTATCAAGCCACCAGAGTCACCTGACATTGGCGAAATCAAGCGTGTTAAAGATGAAGAAGCACCTCCGACACGCACGATTGCAACACAAGAAAAACTTAAAGAAATGATTGAAAAAGGTGCGGTTACCGGCGATGATACCACAGGTCTTGCCGATGCGCATCGTTATACTGCAAGTGCATTAGGTCGCGGCGAAAACTTATCGTTAGCTGAACGCGACGACAAAGAGGAACCTGACCCCGATGTCTTCGTAGCTCTCGAAAAAGAGCCGCATTTTGTCAATCAAGTTAAGCCTGTTTATCCTGAAATTGCACGCAAGGCTGGGCTTGAGGGTCGTGTTGTGGTACGCGTCTTGATTGATAAAGATGGTAAGCCAAAGAAGGTGCAAGTCCTCAAAAGTTCAGGCATTGAGTCATTTGAAGAAGCTGCTGTCGAAGCCGTGATGCAGTCTTCCTATTCACCAGCCATTCAGAACGGTAAACCTGTCAAATGCTGGATGACAATTCCAATTAAGTTTTCGCTTAATTCGCCTTCTGCTCCTAATTCGCCCTAAATTAAGGTGTTAGGGCTTTAGTGCAAGATGCGTTCAGTGTGATAGACGACAATGAGTATCGAGAGTTTATTAGTTAGGCATCTCGGGCTCAGCATTCACATTTGGGTCGATGTTCTGCTTAATCCAATCGGCAATTGCGCCTGCAGATTTCCAAATCACATTGATGTGGTTTGCATCTTTAACCACGAACAATTCTTTTTGCTCGGCATTTGTTAAGCGCCGCAGTGATGTATCGGCATCACAGACACGTACGAGTTCATCGCGTTCGCCAACGACCAGCAGCGTTGGACATCTCACCAATTGGTATGCACGTGCAAGGTCTGTCGGAAATGATGCGAAGAGAAACTGTATGGTGTATTTCGTTGTCAGCAATGTATCTCGCACAGCAATTGCGACTAACTCATCTTCGGGCAAGATGAGTTTTATAGGATAGGTCTTGACATTGAGCAGCGAGGCTGGAAACGCTGCTGCCATTTTCCATCCGTCAAGTGTTGCAAACGCGCCTCTGCGCAAAAATTTTCGTCGCTTTGCTTGCTCGAGACTATCGCAACGCGGATTGCCTAAAAAGCCTCCAGCCATCAAAATCAGTCCATCTGGGGCTTTGTAGAGATTTTTCCGTTCGCTGAACTCGGTGATGAACCGCAGCGATAGCCCTGCACCGAGACTGTGACCGCCAAGAATAATTTTTTTGTTTGGAAAGTCGCGCCGCAGTGTATTTAAGAACAGCCGTACATCGCGTACCAGTGCATCAAGCGAAGGGACATCGCCACGTGCACCACCTGAGCGTCCATGACCACGTAAATCCAGCAACGCAGTTGCAATGCCTCGTGCTGCCAAAGAATCACCAAGCGGTAAGTATAATGCAGACTGTGCGGCAATCCCATGAATAAACGCTACCACCATGCTGGGTTCTTCTTTTGGCAAAACCACACGATAGGCTATCGGCGTGAGGTCAAATGACTGAAATTGCCTTGTGCTACCATTTGCTTCAGTAATCAGGCGCTCATAGACGGCACGATCGTCCGGTGCAATCTCAAAGACAGATGTCTGCAGCGCTGGTGCTGATGCGCAGCCATATAAACTCCAGAACGATAGCAGCAGCGCAGCACGCGTGATATGACGACACCGTGCCAAGTTAGTCGGCGCAGGATAGATGCACATGTTTGATTTTTTCTAATGCTTTTGCCATATCAGCTGGCATTGGGGCAGTGAAAGAAACCTTTTCTTTGTGTTTTGGATGCTCGAAAGCTAGATAGGCGGCATGCAAGGCTTGACGAGGCAAGACTTCAAATAAGTTTTTTACAAACGCTTCACTTCGGGCAAAAGGCAAGGCACGCACGCTTGCACCGCCGTATGTGGCATCGGAGAGAATCGGATGCCCAAGATGCTGCAGATGCACGCGGATTTGATGCGTACGCCCTGTGTGCAACGTCAGTGAAAGCAGTGAAAAAAAGGCATAGTCCTCGACAACTTCATACTCAGTGATTGCTGGTTTTCCTTCTGCCGTTTCACTTTCGTTGTACGGGTAAGCTGCCATGATTTTTCTATCGCGCTTGCTGCGCCCGATGTTTGTTTTGATCACTCCTCTTTGCAGCTTGGGTACGCCCCAAACAATGGCTTGATAGCGCTTTTCGGTGGTGCGTGCTGCAAACTGCTTTGCTAGTGCATAGTGCGTTTCATCATCTTTTGCAACCACAATAAGCCCTGAGGTGTCTTTATCCAAACGATGCACAATGCCCGGGCGTAGGTCATCTTGATGGCGTGATGACAGCCGTGCAGTGTGGTAGAGCACTGCATTTGCCAATGTGCCTGTCCAATTTCCAAACGCAGGGTGCACCACCATTCCTGCAGGCTTGTTGATGACCATCAACCATTCATCTTCAAAGACAATGTCGAGCGGAATGTTTTCGGGCTTCATTTCAGGTGCTGGCGGGTGCGTGAAGATCACCTCAATATGGTCGTTGGGCACAACCCTGTAATTAGCTTTTGTAGGTTGCCCATTGACCAGCACGCGCCCTTCTTCAATGGCAGCTTGCACACGACTTCGCGTGGCATTCTCAATTTGGCGTGTCAAGAATTTATCAATCCGCTCTCGCCCTTGTTTGGCGGACAGACGTATCTCAATGCGCTTTGGCGCTAGGGCTTCCAGACTTTCTTCATCATCTAAAAACGGCTCAAACTCTGTGCCTGCTGCGTTTCCCATTTCATCTTTCATTTCATCATTTTTTGAGCGCCTAAATTATCAAATCGCATGCAGTTTCACACCTCTGTTTTGCCCGTTTTTTACTTGTGCTACAAAAAGACAAACCGTAGAGCGCTTGAAGCATCTTTACTTTTTTGCGATGACTTGGCGTTCTTTACGGTCTATGCTTTTTGCGGTGTTGCAGCGCTTAATTCTCAGAAATAATCTTGAATTTCCATGCCCAAATTAAAGCCATTTGCCTGACTATGCCGATTTGCTTGACTGTGTTCGTTTAGTGGATGTGAGTTTGCGTGAGTGTTTGGGTGCCCATTCTGACTTGCTATCTCGAGTGGATAGGGCAACGCAAGATCGTCTTGCACTTGGGGATAGATATACGTTTCGCCTTTGTAGTTCTTCATCACCACTTCTTTATCATCCATTTTTTGGATGTAGTGCGGCAGCAGCGGGATTTTGCCGCCGCCACCGGGCGAATCAATCACGAAGTGCGGTACGCCCAGTCCTGAAATATGCCCGCGTAAGGCTTGAATGATCTCTAGCCCTTTTTCGACCTTGGTTCGGAAATGTTCTGTGCCGCGCACGATATCGGCTTGGTAAATGTAGTATGGGCGCACACGCATTTTGAGTAGCCCTTTCATCAAGGCTTTCATGGTTTCGGGGTCGTCATTGACGCCTTTGAGCAGCACACATTGATTCCCGACGGGGACGCCTGCATTAACAAGTCTTTCGCACGCTAGTTTAGCTTCTGGTGTGAGCTCGCGCGGATGATTAAAGTGCGTATTGACATAAATAGGGTGATACTTCTTGATGATGTTCACCAATTTTTTGGTAATACGCTGCGGTAAGACACAAGGGATTTTCGTGCCGATGCGAATAATCTCGACATGTGGAATTTCCCTAAGTGATTTGAGAATAAACTCAATGCGGCGGTCGGAGAGTGTGAGTGGGTCGCCGCCTGAGAGCACAATGTCGCGAATTTCTTTATGCTCTCTGATGTAGTCCATTCCAGCTTGAAGGTATTTGAGACTAATTTTTGAAGCATCTGAGACCTTGCGTTTGCGCGTGCAGAATCGACAATAGATTGCGCATTCGTGAGCCACAAGGAACAGCACGCGGTCAGGATAGCGATGCGTGATGCTTGGGACAGGCGAATCTCGCTCTTCATTGAGCGGATCGTCTACGCAGCAGCCTTTGATAAGCTCATTTTTGCTGGGTACAACCTGCTTGTATATCGGGTCGTCCTTTTCTTGGATGAGCGACGCATAATACGGATTGATACGAATATTGAACTCTTGCTCAAGCTGTTTCATTGTCTCTAAGTCTTCGCCCCAAATGCGATGCACTTCTTCGGGTGTCTCAATACTATTGCCAAGCAAGGTTTTCCAAACTGTATCCTCATCGTTTTCTTTGGCTAGTTTAAGCTCAGCGTTTGGATGTGCTAGTTCTTGTTCATGAAGCTGTTTTGTTAATCGTGGTTTTGTTTGCAGCGCGATCTTGACTTCTTCTGCAATGGTTTGTGCTCCTGCTGCTAGACTCTGCCGTGTCGACATAAAGATGTGTGGTTTGGGTTTTAGAATTTTTTCACACATCGTTAAGTCAACTTCAATGCCAGTTTTTCATTGATGCTTGATGATATGGCCGTCTCTTGAGGCAAGTAAAATCAAGGGTCTACAGGCGGTTATTTTCTACATAAAAATTTGCGCTTCTACTTTCTCACATTGAGAAGATTTCTAAGAGGGGGCACAACAAAGCTCTTTCACTTTGAAAGATGTTGCGTCATTTTACTTGTGCTTGCGCTAAGTTTTGCTTGTTTGCATGCTCAAGTAGCCAAAGGTAGCGGTCTTCTTTTTTGGTCATAATCTCTCGCTGCGCATCGGTTTCATCGTCATACCCAATCAGATGCAGCGTAGAATGAATCGTTACACGCAGCAGTTCAGTAACAAAGCTTTGCTTGTAGCGACAGGCATTTCGGCGCACGGTATCGAGTGAGATGTAGAACTCACCTTCAATGGTTTTACCGCTGTTAAGTCGAAAGGAAATGGTGTCAGTAGCGTAGTCATGCTGCAAGTAAGTCTGGTTTATCTTTTTGATAAGTTTATCACCGCAATAGACCGCCGAAATCCTTTCTGCGCGGTGCTTTTCATAGCGCAGCACAAGTTCAATTGCATGAGCTAGTCTTTTTTTGGGAAGCGGTTGGCGTGTCGTATTGCTGAGGATAATCACCTGCTCTTTTGCTGTTATTTGATTTCTGCCAGTTTATGTTCAGTAAGTGCCAGTTGCATAGCGCAGCCAATCACTTCACCAGAGAGCTTAAAGGGATCTTTGGAGAGCAGTGATTTATTAACATTAGCATAGAATGTGATACCAGCATCTTTGCCAATGACGAAGCCTGAGATTTTACTACCGTTCTCTGCAAACAAAATGACTTCTCCTAATTCTTCGCTGACGATGTAGTCTGTGCAGAAATGCAATTGCAACAGCCCAAGCGGTGTGAAGGCTTGCACTAAATTGCCAACCTCATCCCCGATTTCCAGTTCAGGATAAATTTCCAAAGACACCTTGCGCCTGCTGATAAGGTCTTCAATCTCTATGCGGGCGTGGTTGTGCTCTACAATTGGCTCTTTGGCATCCAACGCTTTGGCGATTTTCTTATAGTCTTTCTTGTTAAACTTGTAGCTCATTGTCGTGTTCCTCACAGTTTAGATGAATGCAAGTTTGACTGATGGCTAATGGACATACAGCTAAAATGGTGATGGTGTTACACTGCCGAGCGCTATCACGATACCAGCAATTGCAGCAGCAATAAACGCTACAATGCCAGCATTACGCGCTGTGAGCCATGGCTCCATTTCAGAGTGCATGGTCGCACTGGTATCTTTTTGCACTGGGGCTATCGATAGTGCCTCGTGAGCACTTATTTCTTCTTCTGGCACAGGCTTCAGGCTGCCTCCGACCTGTCTTTTAGTCTCAGCTTCTCCTGCCGCCGCCGCATCTGATTCAGGTGTCTGTGCCACTGCCGTGTCTTTTTGTAAGGTCTGGCTTTTTGCAAATTCAGCGCACTCTTTTTCTTTTTGCTCAAGATATTTGCGCTCTGCCATATTCAAACTTACTTGCGGTATTTTTTTTAACTTAAGCAAAAGTGAATCCTTACACGGGTTTTGCTTCTCAGTTGGCTGTGTATAAGCCAGCAGTGGCACGGCAAGACACAGCACGGTGAAGTACAAGAATTTGAATGGCATAGTTATGCGTTCAGTTCGGCTGAATATACCAAAAGCATACGGATTGCAAAGGCAATTGCAGAGACTTCCCTATTCTTCTTAAACTTGTTTATGCAACGACTCTACAATTTTATTGCTTCAACTGGCAGTCTCTTGGCGCCACGTCGCCCAGAGATGCTACGTCCAGATTTTTTATCATCGCGCATCGCCTCAGGAGAGATAAAGAAAGTTCTCATCATTGCTCTTCAACAGTTGGGCGATAATATGGTCTTCACACCTGCACTTAAAGTCATTGTTGAGCATCTTGGACATTTGCAACTTGATATGCTGGTCAATTCCGTTGGCTACGAAGTCTATAAAAACATTCCGCAGATTCAGCGCTTCTACATTGATAAAACTTGGTATTGGGGCAAAGGCGAGCGCAAACTGCTGCCACTTTTTAAGTTGCTTTTAGAAATTCGCCAGCAAAGATATGATTTAGCCATCTTAGATGCGACATGCGCCGCACTCAAATATCCTACAATCGCCTACCTTACACGCGCCCGATACCGCTTAGGGATTGATCAAAATCGGCGTGGGTTCTTTAATAACATTCCTGTTCCTTACCGCCAGAACCTCAACCTTGTTGAGCGCAATCTTTCTCTTCTGCCATTTCTGGGCTTACATGTTACGTCTCGGCGTCTCTGGCTACCGACTTCAGAACAAGATAAGCGCGACGCTCTGCAGCTTATGCAGTCCATCAAACAAGATGATTCTGAAAAAATTGTTGTCATTCATCAAGGCAGCAATTGGTCATCGAAGCAGTGGTTTACGGAGCGTTGGATAGAGCTTAGCAAGCGCCTTTTGATGCACCCTTCACTCAAACTTGTCTTTACAGGTGCAGAGCGTGAGCGTGAGCAAGTGGAACCGATTCTCAAAGGGCTTGCCTTTTCGGGACGTGTCTTCTCGCTGATTGGCAAAACGACCATTCATCAACTTAAGGAGTTTATTGAGCTTTCCAATCTTTTTATCACATTAGATACAGGTCCGATGCACATCGGCAATTGTACAGAGACGCCCATGCTGGTCTTGATGAGTGCAGTCGACCGCGAAAATTTTTGGATTCAACCCTCCGTACGTGTTCGGGTTCTGCGTAAAGACGTTGCTTGCAAGTATTGCTTGTCAGAGGTTTGCCCACTGGGCACGAAAGAATGTATGTCACTTATCACGGTTGATGAAGTTGCGCAAGTCGCTTCAGAATTCTTGAGCCAGTCGACTCACCTGTCAGTAACTTCCTAAATGTGCGACCTTGCTTTCGTGTTCGTTTCTATTAGCCGTTCATCCTTAGATAGCAAGTTATCCTGTATCACATGGCAATTTTTATGTTCTCACTTCTCACGATGCATTTTCACGGTGCTATGCTCTGTTTAGCGTGACAGTCTTTTACCTTAATCTATCATATCACTTGAGATGAGAATTGAAGGGCATCGGCTCTAT
This region includes:
- a CDS encoding RNA pseudouridine synthase translates to MGNAAGTEFEPFLDDEESLEALAPKRIEIRLSAKQGRERIDKFLTRQIENATRSRVQAAIEEGRVLVNGQPTKANYRVVPNDHIEVIFTHPPAPEMKPENIPLDIVFEDEWLMVINKPAGMVVHPAFGNWTGTLANAVLYHTARLSSRHQDDLRPGIVHRLDKDTSGLIVVAKDDETHYALAKQFAARTTEKRYQAIVWGVPKLQRGVIKTNIGRSKRDRKIMAAYPYNESETAEGKPAITEYEVVEDYAFFSLLSLTLHTGRTHQIRVHLQHLGHPILSDATYGGASVRALPFARSEAFVKNLFEVLPRQALHAAYLAFEHPKHKEKVSFTAPMPADMAKALEKIKHVHLSCAD
- a CDS encoding lysine 2,3-aminomutase codes for the protein MSTRQSLAAGAQTIAEEVKIALQTKPRLTKQLHEQELAHPNAELKLAKENDEDTVWKTLLGNSIETPEEVHRIWGEDLETMKQLEQEFNIRINPYYASLIQEKDDPIYKQVVPSKNELIKGCCVDDPLNEERDSPVPSITHRYPDRVLFLVAHECAIYCRFCTRKRKVSDASKISLKYLQAGMDYIREHKEIRDIVLSGGDPLTLSDRRIEFILKSLREIPHVEIIRIGTKIPCVLPQRITKKLVNIIKKYHPIYVNTHFNHPRELTPEAKLACERLVNAGVPVGNQCVLLKGVNDDPETMKALMKGLLKMRVRPYYIYQADIVRGTEHFRTKVEKGLEIIQALRGHISGLGVPHFVIDSPGGGGKIPLLPHYIQKMDDKEVVMKNYKGETYIYPQVQDDLALPYPLEIASQNGHPNTHANSHPLNEHSQANRHSQANGFNLGMEIQDYF
- the ybeY gene encoding rRNA maturation RNase YbeY, which gives rise to MIILSNTTRQPLPKKRLAHAIELVLRYEKHRAERISAVYCGDKLIKKINQTYLQHDYATDTISFRLNSGKTIEGEFYISLDTVRRNACRYKQSFVTELLRVTIHSTLHLIGYDDETDAQREIMTKKEDRYLWLLEHANKQNLAQAQVK